A stretch of the Oxyura jamaicensis isolate SHBP4307 breed ruddy duck chromosome 4, BPBGC_Ojam_1.0, whole genome shotgun sequence genome encodes the following:
- the LOC118166518 gene encoding glycerol-3-phosphate acyltransferase 3 isoform X2, which translates to MIVGTTLVGQLPNSSVKNYLSEVVHLTCSRILVRALSGTIHYHNRENKPQKGGICVANHTSPIDAIILTNDGCYAMVGQVHGGLMGVIQRATVKACPHVWFERSEIKDRHLVTKRLREHVADKSKLPILIFPEGTCINNTSVMMFKKGSFEIGGTIYPVAIKYDPQFGDAFWNSSKYNIVSYLLRIMTSWAIVCNVWYMPPMVRKEGEDAVQFANRVRSAIAHQGGLTELPWDGGLKRAKVKDSFKEEQQKNYSKMLVRNGSIGSLPAGTESD; encoded by the exons ATGATTGTGGGGACAACACTGGTAGGACAACTGCCAAACAGCAG TGTGAAAAACTATCTGAGCGAAGTGGTCCACCTCACGTGCTCCCGGATCCTTGTCAGAGCTCTGTCTGGGACTATCCATTACCATAACAG ggaaaacaaacctCAGAAAGGAGGCATTTGTGTTGCCAACCACACATCGCCCATAGATGCAATCATTTTGACCAATGATGGATGCTATGCAATG GTTGGCCAGGTTCACGGTGGACTAATGGGAGTCATCCAGAGAGCTACTGTGAAGGCCTGTCCTCATGTCTGGTTTGAGCGCTCAGAAATTAAAGACCGCCATCTAGTGACAAAAAG GCTCAGGGAACATGTGGCAGATAAGAGCAAGCTTCCGATCTTAATTTTTCCAGAAG GCACCTGTATAAATAATACATCTGTGATGATGTTCAAGAAAGGGAGCTTTGAAATAGGAGGGACAATCTACCCTGTTGCAATCAAG TATGATCCTCAGTTTGGAGATGCGTTCTGGAACAGCAGCAAATACAACATTGTCAGCTATCTGCTGCGGATCATGACCAGCTGGGCCATTGTTTGCAATGTGTGGTACATGCCACCCATGGTTAGAAAG gaaggagaagatgcTGTTCAGTTTGCCAACCGAGTGAGGTCAGCCATTGCTCACCAAGGAGGACTGACTGAACTTCCCTG GGATGGAGGCCTGAAACGAGCTAAAGTCAAAGATAGTTTCaaggaagaacagcagaaaaactaCAGCAAGATGCTAGTGAGAAATGGATCAATAGGAAGTCTGCCAGCAGGAACAGAGTCAGACTGA